From Carassius auratus strain Wakin chromosome 1, ASM336829v1, whole genome shotgun sequence, the proteins below share one genomic window:
- the LOC113105120 gene encoding uncharacterized protein LOC113105120 isoform X2 yields MADIATVRLLIILNEDNSVRMELRNGIPNSVEELIEEVKNACGLGGHIRLQYKDTDFGNLFVNLTSTTVIKDLSVIKVVQLDPDTTTIVLYPVDPTISSIPSGGQDSEDSSPGSAHIDDTIILSSCSSESLRTQQWPKVFPIPLFSYDTECQLQRGNEEYTRSKSRLTPCSKMLSDILEKVAEKVYTYKAYPTDADFSDVAEALTRKHPCLRESGSFNESYGWKQRLKVKMSNYRTLLRAHGTAAELTVNSLKSKSPGEAYPAKNLKRPRRAEVNHFPPLPSGETPESLEQERISLLAELQQRNNRQAIKEKMAKTFGYRRQEIVHKKPSIEDVFERWPALFQMEEINAEFIRITTVPLETKFLAQLDKHSTKLLEVIRSKGGVVKEKTSRTLQVLDEPVDISIRRECILKSLMIYLGEPVEHLFKEYQDNEVEELEQTTMAIFITGKEDPLHPPKDIKIVVEGKEVLNELPSVATAFAMVFGLIYTLNLKYPKRLQFTFEFVQKVLMELDGKKMTPKVTRLTTQLYKN; encoded by the exons ATGGCAGATATTGCAACTGTTCGATTGCTGATCATCTTGAACGAAGACAACAGTGTAAGAATGGAGCTACGCAATGGGATTCCCAACTCAGTGGAGGAACTTATCGAAGAGGTCAAGAATGCATGTGGATTAGGAGGACACATAAGGCTACAGTACAAGGACACTGATTTTGGGAACTTATTTGTGAATCTGACCTCTACAACTGTAATTAAGGATCTCTCAGTTATCAAAGTTGTCCAATTAGACCCTGATACCACAACTATTGTCTTGTACCCAGTTGATCCCACAATAAGTAGCATCCCTTCAGGTGGACAGGACAGCGAAGATTCCTCCCCAGGATCTGCACATATAGATGACACCATAATTCTTAGCAGCTGTTCCTCAGAATCATTAAGAACACAGCAGTGGCCAAAAGTGTTCCCAATTCCACTCTTCTCCTATGACACAGAATGTCAACTACAGAGGGGAAATGAGGAGTACACAAGAAGCAAATCTAGGTTGACACCTTGCTCAAAAATGCTGTCTGACATACTGGAGAAAGTGGCTGAAAAAGTCTACACATACAAAGCATACCCTACAGATGCTGACTTCAGCGATGTTGCTGAGGCACTGACAAGGAAACACCCCTGCCTGAGAGAATCAGGGTCTTTCAATGAGAGCTATGGATGGAAACAAAGGCTCAAGGTAAAAATGTCCAACTACCGGACTCTACTTAGGGCACATGGAACAGCTGCAGAGCTCACTGTGAATTCTTTGAAATCCAAGTCTCCAGGGGAGGCCTACCCAGCTAAGAATTTGAAGAGACCTAGACGGGCTGAGGTCAACCATTTTCCACCCTTGCCAAGTGGTGAGACTCCAGAAAGCCTTGAACAAGAAAGGATTTCCCTTCTGGCAGAACTACAACAAAGAAACAACAGACAAGCAATAAAAGAAAAGATGGCAAAGACGTTTGGTTACCGGAGACAAGAAATTGTGCATAAGAAGCCGAGCATTGAAGACGTCTTTGAGAGATGGCCTGCACTTTTTCAGATGGAAGAG ATCAATGCAGAGTTCATACGAATCACTACAGTTCCCTTGGAGACAAAGTTCTTGGCGCAGTTGGATAAGCACTCCACCAAATTGTTGGAGGTCATCAGGAGCAAGGGAGGAGTTGTTAAAGAGAAGACCTCCAGGACCTTGCAAGTTTTAGATGAG CCTGTGGACATCAGCATCAGAAGAGAATGCATCCTCAAATCTCTGATGATCTACCTTGGTGAACCTGTTGAGCACCTTTTCAAAGAATACCAG gATAATGAGGTTGAAGAACTGGAGCAGACAACCATGGCCATCTTTATCACTGGGAAAGAGGATCCTCTCCATCCACCTAAAGACATTAAAATTGTTGTAGAAGGAAAAGAGGTCCTCAACGAGTTGCCATCGGTTGCAACCGCTTTTGCCATGGTTTTTGGGCTCATATATacactaaacctaaaatatccaaaaaggctACAGTTCACCTTTGAATTTGTACAAAAGGTCCTGATGGAGCTTGACGGAAAAAAGATGACCCCAAAAGTCACTAGACTGACCACCCAGCTGTACAagaattaa
- the LOC113105120 gene encoding uncharacterized protein LOC113105120 isoform X3 produces MFKGTMADIATVRLLIILNEDNSVRMELRNGIPNSVEELIEEVKNACGLGGHIRLQYKDTDFGNLFVNLTSTTVIKDLSVIKVVQLDPDTTTIVLYPVDPTISSIPSGGQDSEDSSPGSAHIDDTIILSSCSSESLRTQQWPKVFPIPLFSYDTECQLQRGNEEYTRSKSRLTPCSKMLSDILEKVAEKVYTYKAYPTDADFSDVAEALTRKHPCLRESGSFNESYGWKQRLKVKMSNYRTLLRAHGTAAELTVNSLKSKSPGEAYPAKNLKRPRRAEVNHFPPLPSGETPESLEQERISLLAELQQRNNRQAIKEKMAKTFGYRRQEIVHKKPSIEDVFERWPALFQMEEINAEFIRITTVPLETKFLAQLDKHSTKLLEVIRSKGGVVKEKTSRTLQVLDE; encoded by the exons ATGTTTAAG GGCACCATGGCAGATATTGCAACTGTTCGATTGCTGATCATCTTGAACGAAGACAACAGTGTAAGAATGGAGCTACGCAATGGGATTCCCAACTCAGTGGAGGAACTTATCGAAGAGGTCAAGAATGCATGTGGATTAGGAGGACACATAAGGCTACAGTACAAGGACACTGATTTTGGGAACTTATTTGTGAATCTGACCTCTACAACTGTAATTAAGGATCTCTCAGTTATCAAAGTTGTCCAATTAGACCCTGATACCACAACTATTGTCTTGTACCCAGTTGATCCCACAATAAGTAGCATCCCTTCAGGTGGACAGGACAGCGAAGATTCCTCCCCAGGATCTGCACATATAGATGACACCATAATTCTTAGCAGCTGTTCCTCAGAATCATTAAGAACACAGCAGTGGCCAAAAGTGTTCCCAATTCCACTCTTCTCCTATGACACAGAATGTCAACTACAGAGGGGAAATGAGGAGTACACAAGAAGCAAATCTAGGTTGACACCTTGCTCAAAAATGCTGTCTGACATACTGGAGAAAGTGGCTGAAAAAGTCTACACATACAAAGCATACCCTACAGATGCTGACTTCAGCGATGTTGCTGAGGCACTGACAAGGAAACACCCCTGCCTGAGAGAATCAGGGTCTTTCAATGAGAGCTATGGATGGAAACAAAGGCTCAAGGTAAAAATGTCCAACTACCGGACTCTACTTAGGGCACATGGAACAGCTGCAGAGCTCACTGTGAATTCTTTGAAATCCAAGTCTCCAGGGGAGGCCTACCCAGCTAAGAATTTGAAGAGACCTAGACGGGCTGAGGTCAACCATTTTCCACCCTTGCCAAGTGGTGAGACTCCAGAAAGCCTTGAACAAGAAAGGATTTCCCTTCTGGCAGAACTACAACAAAGAAACAACAGACAAGCAATAAAAGAAAAGATGGCAAAGACGTTTGGTTACCGGAGACAAGAAATTGTGCATAAGAAGCCGAGCATTGAAGACGTCTTTGAGAGATGGCCTGCACTTTTTCAGATGGAAGAG ATCAATGCAGAGTTCATACGAATCACTACAGTTCCCTTGGAGACAAAGTTCTTGGCGCAGTTGGATAAGCACTCCACCAAATTGTTGGAGGTCATCAGGAGCAAGGGAGGAGTTGTTAAAGAGAAGACCTCCAGGACCTTGCAAGTTTTAGATGAG tAA
- the LOC113105120 gene encoding uncharacterized protein LOC113105120 isoform X1, giving the protein MFKGTMADIATVRLLIILNEDNSVRMELRNGIPNSVEELIEEVKNACGLGGHIRLQYKDTDFGNLFVNLTSTTVIKDLSVIKVVQLDPDTTTIVLYPVDPTISSIPSGGQDSEDSSPGSAHIDDTIILSSCSSESLRTQQWPKVFPIPLFSYDTECQLQRGNEEYTRSKSRLTPCSKMLSDILEKVAEKVYTYKAYPTDADFSDVAEALTRKHPCLRESGSFNESYGWKQRLKVKMSNYRTLLRAHGTAAELTVNSLKSKSPGEAYPAKNLKRPRRAEVNHFPPLPSGETPESLEQERISLLAELQQRNNRQAIKEKMAKTFGYRRQEIVHKKPSIEDVFERWPALFQMEEINAEFIRITTVPLETKFLAQLDKHSTKLLEVIRSKGGVVKEKTSRTLQVLDEPVDISIRRECILKSLMIYLGEPVEHLFKEYQDNEVEELEQTTMAIFITGKEDPLHPPKDIKIVVEGKEVLNELPSVATAFAMVFGLIYTLNLKYPKRLQFTFEFVQKVLMELDGKKMTPKVTRLTTQLYKN; this is encoded by the exons ATGTTTAAG GGCACCATGGCAGATATTGCAACTGTTCGATTGCTGATCATCTTGAACGAAGACAACAGTGTAAGAATGGAGCTACGCAATGGGATTCCCAACTCAGTGGAGGAACTTATCGAAGAGGTCAAGAATGCATGTGGATTAGGAGGACACATAAGGCTACAGTACAAGGACACTGATTTTGGGAACTTATTTGTGAATCTGACCTCTACAACTGTAATTAAGGATCTCTCAGTTATCAAAGTTGTCCAATTAGACCCTGATACCACAACTATTGTCTTGTACCCAGTTGATCCCACAATAAGTAGCATCCCTTCAGGTGGACAGGACAGCGAAGATTCCTCCCCAGGATCTGCACATATAGATGACACCATAATTCTTAGCAGCTGTTCCTCAGAATCATTAAGAACACAGCAGTGGCCAAAAGTGTTCCCAATTCCACTCTTCTCCTATGACACAGAATGTCAACTACAGAGGGGAAATGAGGAGTACACAAGAAGCAAATCTAGGTTGACACCTTGCTCAAAAATGCTGTCTGACATACTGGAGAAAGTGGCTGAAAAAGTCTACACATACAAAGCATACCCTACAGATGCTGACTTCAGCGATGTTGCTGAGGCACTGACAAGGAAACACCCCTGCCTGAGAGAATCAGGGTCTTTCAATGAGAGCTATGGATGGAAACAAAGGCTCAAGGTAAAAATGTCCAACTACCGGACTCTACTTAGGGCACATGGAACAGCTGCAGAGCTCACTGTGAATTCTTTGAAATCCAAGTCTCCAGGGGAGGCCTACCCAGCTAAGAATTTGAAGAGACCTAGACGGGCTGAGGTCAACCATTTTCCACCCTTGCCAAGTGGTGAGACTCCAGAAAGCCTTGAACAAGAAAGGATTTCCCTTCTGGCAGAACTACAACAAAGAAACAACAGACAAGCAATAAAAGAAAAGATGGCAAAGACGTTTGGTTACCGGAGACAAGAAATTGTGCATAAGAAGCCGAGCATTGAAGACGTCTTTGAGAGATGGCCTGCACTTTTTCAGATGGAAGAG ATCAATGCAGAGTTCATACGAATCACTACAGTTCCCTTGGAGACAAAGTTCTTGGCGCAGTTGGATAAGCACTCCACCAAATTGTTGGAGGTCATCAGGAGCAAGGGAGGAGTTGTTAAAGAGAAGACCTCCAGGACCTTGCAAGTTTTAGATGAG CCTGTGGACATCAGCATCAGAAGAGAATGCATCCTCAAATCTCTGATGATCTACCTTGGTGAACCTGTTGAGCACCTTTTCAAAGAATACCAG gATAATGAGGTTGAAGAACTGGAGCAGACAACCATGGCCATCTTTATCACTGGGAAAGAGGATCCTCTCCATCCACCTAAAGACATTAAAATTGTTGTAGAAGGAAAAGAGGTCCTCAACGAGTTGCCATCGGTTGCAACCGCTTTTGCCATGGTTTTTGGGCTCATATATacactaaacctaaaatatccaaaaaggctACAGTTCACCTTTGAATTTGTACAAAAGGTCCTGATGGAGCTTGACGGAAAAAAGATGACCCCAAAAGTCACTAGACTGACCACCCAGCTGTACAagaattaa